A segment of the Streptomyces sp. NBC_01235 genome:
CCCCGGCCCCGGTGCCGGGGCGACGGTCTCGGTGGTGCCGTCCGGGAAGCGGATCTCCAGGGTGCCGTCGGCGAGGGGGACCGCACAGGCTCCTGTCCGTACGTCGGCCGAGACCAGCGGGTCGGCGGTGAGGACCACCAGCGTCGCCAGGAGCAACGTGCCGCCCGGGTGCGGCGTGGTGAGGACCGGGACGGCCGAGTGGTCGCCGTAGGCGTTGTGGCCGCGGGCCCGCGCCACCCCGGCGGTGGCGTCGTCCCAGCCGAACAGGCCGACGAGGGCCGAGGTCAGGCCGTCGGCGCGGCGGGCCCGCGCCCAGGCCCGACCCGTCCGCGCGACGGGCCTGGCGTCGTCGCAGGCCACGGCCCAGCCGCCTTCGCGCACGGGGGTGCCGGCCTGTGCCTCGACGCGGTGCACGCGGACCTCCCACGGTCCGTGCACCACGCTCGCGGTGGTGATGCGCGGGCGCTCCTCGCCGTCCGGGCCGAGCGGGGCGTGCCAGGACGCCGCGCGCCGGCCGCGCGCGTACAGCGGGTGGATGCGGCCTCGGCGGGACGGGCCGGTGGGGGTCAGCAGGGCGATGCGGTTGTCGGGGCCGGGTGGCTCGCCGGCGGGCGGGGTCTGGGGGGCGGTCGCGGAGGAGTAGGCGAAAGCCGTGTAGTGCGAGCTGTCGTCGGACGCGGCGGGCGGCGGCGGGAGCCGGTCGGTGCCGTGGTTGACCAGGCGGACGATCCCGTCGGCGGCCGTGGAGTGCAACAGCCACCCCGGTGCGGGCAGGGTCAGGTGCCGGTCGGCGGTGTCGACGGGGCCCGCCTCCTCGGGTGCCGTCCACACCGGGTGATCGGCGGGCAGGAGCAGACCGAGGAAGGCCTTGCTCGCCCAGTACGGGGAGGCCGGTCCCGAGTACGGCTGGGTGACGGGAAGGTAGGGCCGGTACCAGCCCAGACTCAACAAACCCTGCTCGTCCGGTACTTGGTGGTCGGTGAAGTGCTTCAGGGCGCCCGAGGCGAGACGGCGGGTGCGGCCGGGTGACAGCGGTGTGGCGTCGGCGAGGGCGCCCGCCCAGAGCGGGGCGGCGGCGGCGTAGCGGTAGGTGAGGGAGCGGCCCTGGTGGACGGGGGCGCCGTCGGAGCCGAAGAAGTACTGGTGGACGCCGAGGAACTCGCGCAGGCGGGCGCGGTGGGTGGCGACGCGGGCGGGGTCCGCGCGGGGGCCGGCGACGCGGGCCCACAGGACGGGGTAGAGGTGCAGGGCCCAGGCGTTGTAGTAGTCGAACTTCCGGCCGTCGCCGTCGGTGTACCAGCCGCCGCCCCGGTACCAGGTGTCGAGGCGGTCCAGACCCGCGTCGATCTCGGCGCGGTCGTGCGGACCGCCGACCGAGGCGAGGAACTCCTCGACGATGACCTGGAACAGCCGCCAGTTGGAGTCGTTGACGGTGGCGCCGACGAAGCCGCCGAGCCAGGCGACCGCCATCTCCCTTGTTCTGTCGGTGAGTTGCTCCCAGATCCAGGGGCGGGTCTCGTGCAGGGCGAGGGCGACGGAAGCCGCCTCGACCATGGGCTGGGAGCGGTCGGTGATGGGCGGCCAGTGCTCCGGATGGCAGGGGTCGACTCCGGCGGCGAGCCCGGTGGCGTAGCGCTCGATGAGGTCGGGCCCGACGGCTCCGCCGGAGCCCGCGATGCGGAAGGCAGCCAGCAGGAACGAGCGGGCGTATCCCTCCAGTCCGTCCGACCAGGCGCCGGAGTGGCTGGTGCGGCCGGGCAGGCGGTACTGGGCGAGGCCGCGAGTGGCGTAGGGCCGGAGCGCGGCGAGCAGCCGGTCGGCGGTCGCCTCCCAGTGGGCCCGGGTGTAGCCGGTGCGGGGGGACAGGTCGGGGTCGGGGGGCGGCAGACGGTCGGCGTCGGCCGACAGATGCGGCGCGGTCATACGGGGGCGGTACCTCCGTCGGTCAGTCGCCGCGCCCGGGTGGGGGCGCGGCGACGCTGTCGCGTACGACGATGTGGGTGCCGAGCAGATGGTGGGTGCCGGCGGCGTGTTCGGGGTCGCGCAGGGCGATGCGCACGGCGGCGCGGCCGAGTTCCTCGGCGGGCGTGCGGACGGTGGTGAGGGGCGGGTGGAAGTCCTCGGCGAGCGGAATGTCGTTGTAGCCGACGACGGAGATGTCGTCGGGGACACGCAGTCCGGCCTCGGCTATGGCGCGCAGGACGCCGGCCGCGACCATGTCGTCCCCGGCGAAGACGGCCGTGAACTCCGGGTGTTCATTGAGGAGTTCGGTCATCGCGCGGAGTCCGGCGGCCCGCCCGAGACCGCAGTCGACGACATGGGCGGCGGACGGCGGCAGACCGTGCTCGGCGAGGGCGGCGCGGTAGCCGTGGACGCGGGCGTCCAGGGCGGTGTTGCCGGGCAGTCCGCCCAGGAAGACGATTCTGCGGTGGCCGGCCGAGAGCAGGTGCCCGGTGATCGCGCGGGCCCCGGCCTCGTTGTCGAACTCGACGACCAGCGCGGGGATGTCGGGGTCGGGGGCGGGCCGTCCGCACAGCACCAACCGGGCGCCGGCGGAGTCCAGGGCCTGGGCGTAGTGGGCGACGCGCTCGCGGTAGGCGTCGTCCTCGACGACCCCGCCTACCAGGATCACCAGTCGGGCGCCCTCCTCCCGCATGAGCTGCACGAACTCCAGCTCGCGCTGCGGGTCCCCGCCGGTGGTGCCGACCAGGCAGAGCCGGCCGTTGGCGGCGGCCTCCGCCTCGACGCCCTCGGCGACCTGGGCGTAGAAGGGGCTGGTGACCTGGCGCAGGACGACGGCGACCGTCTTGCGGCCGCCGCCGACCAGGGCACGGGCGTTGGCGTTGGCGACGTAGTCGAGGGCGCGGGCCGCGCGCAGGACCCGGGTGCGGGTGGCGGGCGGTACCGGATAGTTGCCGCTGAGCACGCGCGAGACCGTCGCCACGGACACGCCCGCCCGTTCGGCCACCTCACGGATGGTCACCCGCCCCTGTGCCGTCATGTCGTTCCCCGTTCCTTGCTCGTGTCTGCCTCTGCGTACGGCGCTGCCGCCCGCTCAGGTGTTGTTGTCGTACTCCTCGGCGTACTCCCCGGCCATTCTGTCGCCGCCCCGGGAGCGCCATGTCCTCACTGCCTCGTCGTACTCCGACAGAGGGGCACGGCCTGCGATCACGGCGGTGATCGTGTCGTCCATCAGGGCCTTGAGCGTGGCGCCCTGGGAGGTCTCGGTGCGGGACTTCAGGCCGAAGGAGGCGTTGCGGATCGCGACCGGGACCACCCTTTGCTGCCAGGTGTGCAGGGCTCGTGCGGCATCGGGCAGGCCCGGCAGGAACAGCACCTGCGGGCCGTCGGCCAGGAAGCGGAACGGCAGGTTGGAGACGTTCTCCACCTCGCCGAGCTTGGTCGCCCGCGGGGAGCCGTCCTTGCCGCGGGTGAAGTGGACGCCCTCCACGCCGAAGTGGACGAGTTCCCACTCCTTGGTCCCGAAGGGGGCCGCGAGGTGGTCGAGGAGGCGCAGCAGGAGCTGGACACGTTCCTTCCCCGCCTTCTTCAGGATCGTGTAGCCGAAGGAGCGGCGCGCGGCGACGACGCCGCCGGGCGTGCCGTCGACGCTGTAGGGCAGGGCCGGCGCCGGGGTCAGCAGGCCCTCGGCGTCGAGGTAGCGGCTCTGGTAGGCGTTGAAGCCGTCCTGGAGGGAGGCGACGGTGCCGTTGAGGAAGAGGGTGCCGAGGTCCACCGGGGAGAGCGAGGTGGCGTCGGGGTGGTAGGAGCCGTTCTTGCGCAGTTGGGCCTGGAAGGCGACGGCGGCCTTGTAGCGGTCGTCGGTGTAGTGGGGGTGGAAGGTGCCGTTCTTGTCGACGGCCCAGGCGTTCGGGGCGTTGTGGGCGGCGGCGTGGACGGCGTTGCCGAAGAGGGAGCCGACGGAGGCGCCGAGCGCGTACTGCTTGCCGTGGGTGCCTTTCCTGGCCACGGCGGTGAAGTCGGTGGAGGTCCAGCCGTCCTTCATGCCGGCCTCGGTGAACAGGCCCTGGTTCAGCCAGAGGGTCGAGCCGGGCAGCGGGCGTTCGACGGGGATGCCGTAGAGCCGGCCGCCGATGCGGCCCATGTCACGCCAGGCGTGGGTGGGGATGCCGGCCAGGTTGGGGTAGTCCTTGGCCGCCGCGCCGGAGAGGTGGGGCGTCAGGTCCTCGGCTCTGCGCTGCACGAACTGGGCCTCGCGAGGCAAGGTGACCCCGGAGAAGACGTTGATGACGTCGGGCAGCGAGTCGGGGTCGCCGGCCATGACGGTGGCCATCTTCTTCTGGTAGTCGGCCTGCGGGACCACCGTGAACTCGATCTTCACGCCGAGGGCCTTCTCGACGGCTCGCCAGTACTGGTTCTGCGCGGCCGCCTTGGGCGGGGTGCCGAAGGTGACGGTCAGGACCTTCACGGTGGAGCCGTCGCCGGGTGTGCGGGCGACCGAGGTGACCAGGGAGGAGGGGTAAGACGTGAAACCGGCCTGGACGCCCGCGTCGCTGGGGGCGAGGTCGGGGCGGGGCCCGGCGGGCGCCGCGTAGGCGGGCCAGGGGGCGAGTTCCTTGCCCGCGTTGGAGACGTCTTTGTCGTCCGAACCCGTGGAGCAGGCGGTGAGCAGACCGGGGACGGCGACAGCGGCGCCACCCGCGGCCACGGATCGCAGCAGCGAGCGTCGGGACATGCTGGGCATGGCGAATGACCTTTCCGCGTGCGGCTCTTGGAGTGGGGCGGTTCGAGGTGTCGGATCAGCTCTTGACGGCGCCGGTGAGCACGCCCTTGGTGAAGTACTTCTGCAGGAAGGGGTAGACGAGCAGGATCGGCACGGTGGCGATCACCAGCACCGCCATCTGGATGGTCTGCGGCGCGTTGATCGTGGCCTCCCCGGTGGTGGTGTCGGTGAGGCCGGAGCCGGCCACGACGTAGGTGCGCAGCACCTGTTGCAGCGGCCAGCGGTCGCTCTCGAGGTAGAGCGAGGCGTAGAACCAGGAGTTCCAGTACGCCACCGCGTAGAACAGTCCGACCACGGCGAGCGCCGCCTTGGACAGTGGCAGCACGATGGACCACAGCACGCGCCAGTCCCCTGCGCCGTCGAGGCGGGCCGCCTCGTACAGCTCCTCGGGGATGCCCTGGAAGAAGCCGCGCAGGACGACCAGGTTGAAGACATTGACGAGCACCGGGAGGATCAGCGAGCCGTAGCTGCCCAGCAGGTCCAGCTCCTTGACCAGCAGGAAGCCCGGGATCATGCCCGGCGGGAAGAGGAAGGTGAACAGGATCAGCAGCAGCACCGGCCGGCCGCCGAACACGCCGGGGCGGGAGAGCGCGTAGGCGAGGGTGACCGTGCAGACGAGGCTCAGCGCGGTGCCGACGAGGGTGACCCCGGCGCTGACGGCGAGGGCGTGGGTGACGATGCCGCCGTCGAGGATGTCCCGGTACGCCTGGAGGGTGGGGTGTTCGGGCCACAGCACCCAGCCGCCGTTCGCCACGACTTCGCGCGGGGCGGCGAGCGAGGTCGAGAGGATGACGAGGAAGGGCACGCAGACCAGCAGGACCACCGCGGTGAGGGCGACGGCCTTCGCCGCCTGGGTGACAGGCCGCGGTTTCTCCATCCAGCCGGGCCGGACGTGGGCGCTCACCTGTAGACCCCCTGTTCGCCGAGGCGGTGGGCGACCTTGTTGGCCGCGTACACGAG
Coding sequences within it:
- a CDS encoding DUF2264 domain-containing protein, with amino-acid sequence MTAPHLSADADRLPPPDPDLSPRTGYTRAHWEATADRLLAALRPYATRGLAQYRLPGRTSHSGAWSDGLEGYARSFLLAAFRIAGSGGAVGPDLIERYATGLAAGVDPCHPEHWPPITDRSQPMVEAASVALALHETRPWIWEQLTDRTREMAVAWLGGFVGATVNDSNWRLFQVIVEEFLASVGGPHDRAEIDAGLDRLDTWYRGGGWYTDGDGRKFDYYNAWALHLYPVLWARVAGPRADPARVATHRARLREFLGVHQYFFGSDGAPVHQGRSLTYRYAAAAPLWAGALADATPLSPGRTRRLASGALKHFTDHQVPDEQGLLSLGWYRPYLPVTQPYSGPASPYWASKAFLGLLLPADHPVWTAPEEAGPVDTADRHLTLPAPGWLLHSTAADGIVRLVNHGTDRLPPPPAASDDSSHYTAFAYSSATAPQTPPAGEPPGPDNRIALLTPTGPSRRGRIHPLYARGRRAASWHAPLGPDGEERPRITTASVVHGPWEVRVHRVEAQAGTPVREGGWAVACDDARPVARTGRAWARARRADGLTSALVGLFGWDDATAGVARARGHNAYGDHSAVPVLTTPHPGGTLLLATLVVLTADPLVSADVRTGACAVPLADGTLEIRFPDGTTETVAPAPGPG
- a CDS encoding LacI family DNA-binding transcriptional regulator, with amino-acid sequence MTAQGRVTIREVAERAGVSVATVSRVLSGNYPVPPATRTRVLRAARALDYVANANARALVGGGRKTVAVVLRQVTSPFYAQVAEGVEAEAAANGRLCLVGTTGGDPQRELEFVQLMREEGARLVILVGGVVEDDAYRERVAHYAQALDSAGARLVLCGRPAPDPDIPALVVEFDNEAGARAITGHLLSAGHRRIVFLGGLPGNTALDARVHGYRAALAEHGLPPSAAHVVDCGLGRAAGLRAMTELLNEHPEFTAVFAGDDMVAAGVLRAIAEAGLRVPDDISVVGYNDIPLAEDFHPPLTTVRTPAEELGRAAVRIALRDPEHAAGTHHLLGTHIVVRDSVAAPPPGRGD
- a CDS encoding carbohydrate ABC transporter permease, with amino-acid sequence MSAHVRPGWMEKPRPVTQAAKAVALTAVVLLVCVPFLVILSTSLAAPREVVANGGWVLWPEHPTLQAYRDILDGGIVTHALAVSAGVTLVGTALSLVCTVTLAYALSRPGVFGGRPVLLLILFTFLFPPGMIPGFLLVKELDLLGSYGSLILPVLVNVFNLVVLRGFFQGIPEELYEAARLDGAGDWRVLWSIVLPLSKAALAVVGLFYAVAYWNSWFYASLYLESDRWPLQQVLRTYVVAGSGLTDTTTGEATINAPQTIQMAVLVIATVPILLVYPFLQKYFTKGVLTGAVKS
- a CDS encoding extracellular solute-binding protein, whose product is MPSMSRRSLLRSVAAGGAAVAVPGLLTACSTGSDDKDVSNAGKELAPWPAYAAPAGPRPDLAPSDAGVQAGFTSYPSSLVTSVARTPGDGSTVKVLTVTFGTPPKAAAQNQYWRAVEKALGVKIEFTVVPQADYQKKMATVMAGDPDSLPDVINVFSGVTLPREAQFVQRRAEDLTPHLSGAAAKDYPNLAGIPTHAWRDMGRIGGRLYGIPVERPLPGSTLWLNQGLFTEAGMKDGWTSTDFTAVARKGTHGKQYALGASVGSLFGNAVHAAAHNAPNAWAVDKNGTFHPHYTDDRYKAAVAFQAQLRKNGSYHPDATSLSPVDLGTLFLNGTVASLQDGFNAYQSRYLDAEGLLTPAPALPYSVDGTPGGVVAARRSFGYTILKKAGKERVQLLLRLLDHLAAPFGTKEWELVHFGVEGVHFTRGKDGSPRATKLGEVENVSNLPFRFLADGPQVLFLPGLPDAARALHTWQQRVVPVAIRNASFGLKSRTETSQGATLKALMDDTITAVIAGRAPLSEYDEAVRTWRSRGGDRMAGEYAEEYDNNT